TTTCCTTGGAAGATGGCCAGCGGCTTCGCCGAAGCCGGCAGTGTGTGACAGAAACCGGCCGCCGCAGTGGAGATAAATGCCGCGGCCACGGGGTTGACTCCCACGGTGGGGGCGATGGCGATGACGATGGGCACGAGCACTGCCGAGCGCGCCGACCGGGACTGGATGACCAGGTGGGCCGCAGTCGAGAGGACGATGACGGCCAGCACAAATACCCACCCCGACAGGTCAGCGGGCAGCCACCTGGTAAGCAGGGCCGCCGCCCCTGATTTGGTCAGTGCCTGACTGATCGCGATTGTTGCCGTCATAAACAACAACAGCGACCACGGCACCTTCTTCACTGTGGATCCGAGATCCTCGGTGCCCAGGTAGGGGGAGGTGATCAAGAGCGCCCCCAGCACAGCCACCATCGCTGGCGGGATGCCGTGGACGTTTTCGGTAAACCACAACACGACCGCCACACCGAGGATGAGCACGGCGCGGTATTCGCTGGAGCTCAGCCGCGCGGACAAAGGGGCACCTTGGGTCAGCGCCTCGCGGGTGATGTCCAGTTCGCTGCGCCGCTGGGTTGAGGTGGACAGGGCGCAGAAGATGATTTCCGACGCCACATGGGAAGACACCAAAGCCAACGGCAGTCCGAGGATCATCCAGCGGGTGAAGCTAAAGCCGCTCATGCCCGCCCCCGTGAGGATCTGGTCGGTGATCAGGTGCGCGCCCGCGCCGATGAGTGAGGCCACTGCCGAAAACAGCACGACCGACGGCAGCGCAAGCGCCAGAACCCGCGACAGCCAGGCCGGCACGACCGCAGTAAGTGCGACAAACACCGGCAGAACCAGCGCAGCCCGGCCACTCGTCGCGGGCACAGCGAACGCCGTGCACACCACAGACAAGGTGAGCAAGTGCACGAGCACCCGCGGCGAGGTAACCCCCACGCTGAGCGCTACTGCCGCCCGCACTGCGAGGCCCGAGGAGGTAACCGCAGAGGCGATGATGAACGCGCCGATGAGAAGCCACACTGTTTCGTCGCCAAGCGGGGCGAACAAGTCGTCCACGTCGATGACGCCGATGAGCACAATGACGCTGGCAGCGCCAAGGGCCACGTAGGTGTCTGAAACTTTGGAAAACACCCACAGCCACACCGCCGCCGCGAACACCACGAGGGTGGCGCGGGCATCTGGGGTGACCTGCTCTGGCAGGGGAACCAGCCACAACACCACGATGAGTGCTGCCAAAATGCTGCGAATGATCTGCGTGATCGTGAGGGTGCGCAAATCCGGCAGGCTGGCTCGCGGCGGCGGAGGCACATGCAGCGACGGGGGAGGGGTAGTGGCAACCCGGTAGGCCGGGCCGTACATGAGCTGACTCATGACTGCACCTCCCCATCCACGGAAACCGGCAGGTCAAGGCCGGTAATGGTGCCTAAACCGCGGGTTGACTGCGCCCAAGCTTTGCCGCCGTGGGCGTCGGCAACTGCCCGCAGCAGCGCTAAACCAGCCTGGTTGCCTTCTGGGTAGGCGGTATTCGGATGCCAATCCAAAAGCTGATCGAGCCGCGCGGATTCACAGCCGACACCACTTTCGCGTACCCACAGCGACAAAACACCGTCATTTAACTCGGCGCCGAGCTCCACGGGCGTCGATAGTTGCGCGCAAAACCGCGCCGCCTCGCTCATCGCCAAGATGACGGAGTCCAGGTTCAACGTCACCGGGGTTGTGTCGTTGGTGTTGCTGACCAAAGCCACCGGCAGGCCGTTGGCACGCAGCTGCTTTTCGACGTCACGTCCCACCGACTCCGCAGGCACCGTCACCGCCGTGTCCGAGGGACGCGAACCTACGGTCAGCGAAGACAGCGTCGTTACCGTCGCCAGTATCCTGGCGCCTTCCTCAGCCTCGGCGTGCAGTGCAGCATCGCCTGTTTCGGCAGCGCTTTGACGGACCCGGTCGAGCCAAGCACGGGTCTGAGATTCAAGGCGGGCAAGGATACCCTGGTAGGCGTCATCAGCGACGTCGATACGCTCCAGCAACGTGTTAAACGTCCGCGCCAGGTCGGCGGTATCGGCGTCCCCGTGCTCCGGCACCGGCACCCGTTGGCCGCGATGCCGCGAGTTTAAGCCCGCGGCTGCCGTGCGCACCTGGCGCACCGGGTCCAACAAGCTGCCGGCCACGAACCAGGCCAACCCCGCAGCCAACAGCAGCGCACCCACGCTGATGATGGAGATTACGCGCAGATTAGCCGCTACCCCATCCCGGCCCGTATCGGTAAACCGAGCTGCCAGCAGCGCCGTGTCTGTGCCTTCCACTGTCACCGTCGCCCAGTGCACCGGACCCAGATCCGGATGTTCGAAAACTCCAGACGGGGAGCGGCTTTCCAAAGCGGTGGTGACCAGCGGTTCACCCGCTTGCAAGGGCCGCGGGCTGTTCGCCATCTGAATCAACTGGCCCCCTACGACACCGACGAGCGCCTCGTCGGGCCCAGGAATTTGGCGGGCCAGATACACCTCCAGCAAACGTTGTGGAGACTCGAACGGGGCCGATGTTTCCGGGTCACGTCCCTCAGCGGCGAACGTGGCAAACTCCTCCGTCTCCTGAACGACGTCCTCATTAGCGTGCTCGATAACACCCGTGAGCAGCACGGTGCGCGTAGTCAGGATGAGCACCACAAGCGTCAGCGCCACCAACGCGAGAAACCACGTAACTATGCGTTTGCGGAAGGAACCGAAAGCCGTATGCCGGCCCGGGGAAGATACAATTTCTTGAACCATGCCATCCATCATCAAAGCCGACAGTGAAGCCCACATGAGACAGAGATGAGGGACTTTTCATGCACGAAAATATCCAGCGCACCCCTGGAAAAAGCGCCGGCAAAAAGCAACCGCTACCTCGGGTTTTATGCCCGGAGACTATCCCGGAAAAAAGATCGCAGCTCGATGGTGGTTGACTACACTCAACTGCTTGAGCTACCTAGCGCCGCCCGCCTAAAAGCGGCGCTGGTCGAGGAAACTCAACACCGCAGCGGTCTTGGCCCTCACCTTTTGACATCCGCATTGACCCCACGCCCCGAAAGGCTCAACCGGGATTATCGCGGCCGACTCGCCACACCTGGAGGTTTCATACACCCGCTCAGGCACCAGCGACGAGCTGGCGCCCAAGACCGCCAGACCTCCCGCACAGTCGAAGGGACAGATACACCACTTACCAGGTTGTGACCCCTTGCGGTGTGCGGGTCGTGAGAGGTGCTTGCCTTGCCGCCTGGACAGAGATGGCTGGGCAGCCGCATGAGCTGGGCGTTTCGTTTTTCAACGTCGTTGAGGTCTGTGCATCGCGGTTATATGTCTGTAGGTGGTCTGGGTTTTCTCCGCTTTGCACACGGCTACTACATCCACTGTGGGCCGACGCGGGTGGTGATGCCCATGGGTTCGATGTGGACGACTGTTTCGGCGGCGCCGAGTGTGCGGGCGATGCCTTCTTCAACCAGGTCGGCGTAGTCGTGGGAGTGGTCAACACTCCACTCGCCGGGTACCTGCATGACGATATTGACTAGGCGGTCGCGTCCGAAAGCAACGGTGCGCACGGAAGTAAAGTCGACGCCTTTGGCGGCGGCGAAATCGGTGAGGAAGGTGTCGATGGCGGACAGTTCGTCGTCGGGAAGCGCTTGGGATAGAAGGCCCTGAATGGACTTTCTAAGCAGACGGTAGCCAGTGAAAATGATGTTGATTCCCACTGCTAGGGCGATGATCGGGTCGAGGATTTCCCAGCCGGTTGCAGTGACTAACGCAATGCCAGCAAGCACCCCCACGGTGGTCCATACGTCGGTAAGCAGGTGCCGCCCGTCCGCGTCGAGGGCAGCGGAGCGGTAGCGTTGGCCTGCGCGGATCAGCACCATGCCAACAAGCAAATTAAGCAGCGTCGCAACAACGGACAGCGCGAGGCCAATGGAGACTTGCTCGATAGGTTGCGGGTGGATAAGGCGATCAATCGCTGTGTAGATGATCGCGATGGCGGCGACCAGGATCATGGTTCCTTCAACCTGGGCGGAAAAGTACTCGGCTTTGGCGTGGCCGAAGTGGTGGTTGTCGTCGGCGGGTTTCGCAGCGACTTTCAAGGCCCACAGTCCCACAGCGGCGGCGACGAGGTTGATGACGGACTCGATGGCGTCGGAAAGCAGACCAACTGAGCCGGTGATGGCAGCGGCGACGAGCTTCAAAGAGATTGTCGCAAGGGATACGACAATGGCCAGCCACATGAATCTTTCGAGCAGCTTCTGCTCGCGCTCCACATGGGGAGGGGTCGGTATCGGGACCGATCCTAAAGTAGGCATCATCAACCTTTCGCCGAAGGAAGCAGCATCACAAAGCGACAACAATACTAAGGGGATTTTCTGCAAGGCCGTTGAATCATCACCAGTGCGGGCGCTGTGAGAGAAAAGATGGAAAAGAGCTGATGGCGCTTACAGGCATCCGCAGTTAAAGCAGCTCAAGTACAGCTTCGGCCACGCCCGCCGCACTCATCGGGTTCTGGCCGGTGACCAGGAAGTCATCGACAATGACGTGCTTAGACATGGGCATCCGTGCTGCGCTGAACTTTCCAGCCTGCTGGGTGAGTTTTTCTTCCAGGCTAAAGGGCACCTCTAAACTGCGGCGGGCCAGCTTTTCTTCCGCCCACGTGTAGCCGGTGACGCTGCGCCCGTCGAGGAGGTGGGTGCCGTCGGCCAGTGGGACGTCGAGAAGCCCGGCGGGGCCGTGGCAGACCGCAGAGATGATCTTGCCTGCGGTGGCGAAGTGGGCAAGGGCCGCCTTGAGCGCTTCATCCTCAAAGTCGAACATGGTGCCGTGCCCGCCGACGAGGTAGATCCCGCCGTAGTCCTGCAGCGGCACCGTGGCTAGCGCCGGGGTGGTATCGAGGGTGTCCATGAAGCCCGCATCCTCGTAACGCTTGTTCGCGCCGCCAGCGAAAATGAACGGCGCGGACAGACTCATCGGGTCCAGCGGCACCACACCGCCGACGATACTGGCTAAATCAACCTCGTGACCGGCGCGGGTGACAACGTTGTAAAAGCTGGTGTATTCGCCAAACCACATGCCGGTGCGGTGCCCGGAGACGTGGTAGCGGTGTGTGGATGTTGCTACGGCGAGAAACTTCATCGTTCCAAATCTACGCCGTGCTCGTTGGTGCCGCCGGGCAGACTGCTCAATGTCAGGCCAAGCTTTGCGGCTGCACCGGAAAACCTCTCCACGAAGCGTTCGGAGCGCACCCCGGAGGCGCAGTAGACCAGCACATTTTGCGCTGGTTTGTCGCGCAGGTCGCGCAGGAGCCTCTCCCCGCTCCCCGGCTGTTGCTCCCACTGGGAGGTGGGCAAAAGCTCGCCCGGGCGGTGCAGGTCCTGCAATGCTTTCTCGTGGATCTCGCGCACGTCGATTAAAGCGTCGGCGGTGTCGATAAGCTGCCTGCCCCAAGTCTTTCCGCGGCACGCCGGCGTGCCGTAAAAACCCAAGGAAGTCACTGGCGGGCGCGCCGGGTCGGGTGTGACCGTGAAATGGGAGATCCGGGTGGTTAAAGCGTCATAGATGTGCAGCTTGCCCGGCTGCGAATCACCTAGACCGGTGAGGTGTTTGACCACCTCGGTGGCCATCAGTCCGCCGACAACGGAAGTGGTCACCCCCAAAACTCCGGCGGTGGCGCAGTCCGGCACCGCGTCCGCCGCGGGCTGGTCGGGGTAGAGATCGCGCATCCCGGCACCATCTACGGGCGCGCCGGGCCCGGACCACCATAAGGCGACATCGCCCCGGTAGCGCAGAACCGAACCCCAAACAAGGGGGGTGCCGGTGATCTCGGCGGCGTCGGCGGCGAGATATTTGGTGGAGAAAGTATCGGAGCCGTCGACCAGCACGTCCACGCCGCGCAGCATTGCTAGGGCGTTGTCGGCCGTCAGCCGGGCGCGCAGGGCATTGATGGTGATGCCTGGCTGTAAGCCCGCCAGCCTTTCGGCTGTGACGTCAACTTTGGGGCGGCCGACATCGGCGGCGGTGAACAGGATCTGGCGGTGAATGTTAGTCAAGGAGACAACATCGTCATCGATCACTGTGATCGTGCCGACCCCCATCGCCGCCAGGGATTGCATCACCGGGCACCCGAGGCCGCCAGCCCCGATGACGAACACATGAGCGCCGTACAATTTCTCCTGCTGTTTTAGGCCAAAGCCAGGCAGGTTCATGTGGCGGGCGGTGCGACGAAGCTCATCGTGAGGCAAAAGGGTGCGCTGCGGGCTCATGGCTCCACATTAGGTCACCTCCGCAAAGTGAAGGACCGGCGTGAAACTGAGATTTCTGTGATGCCGCTGCGATCTCCCCACAAAGACCTGTCACGTGCTTTTCAAAGACCGTGTGCCGGTTTGGATCAGGCGAACCGCTGATGTTTTGCATATGCAGGAACTTGTGAATCTGGGCGCTGACCCACGTAGGGTAGGGCCACATGCCTTCCAATGAATCAGAAAATAAGACAGGCACGAGGAACGGATTGCAGACCGACCCGTTGATCTTTTTTACCTCCGTCGGCTTCATCGCACTGTTCGTTGCGGTGACGGTCGCCTTCGGGGATCGCGCCCGCCGCGCTTACGCCGCGGTTTCCGCTGTGCTGATGGACAATTTGTCTTGGCTCTACATCGGCGGGGTTTCCACGATTTTTGTTTTCCTTGTCATCATTTTTGTGTCCAAGTACGGAAATTTAAAGCTTGGGGAGGACGACGCCGAGCCCGAATACTCGCTGTGGGTGTGGTTCGCCATGCTTTTTGCTGCAGGCATGGGAGCCACCTTGTTGTTTTGGGGTGCGGCTGAGCCTTTGCACCACGCCTTTAGCCCGCCGCGCGGTGATTTCGAGCCGATGAGCCGCGACGCGGTTACGCAGGCTTTCGAGTTCACCTACTATCACTTCGGTGTACACATGTGGGTAATTTTTACCCTGCCGGGGCTGGTCATGGGCTACTTCAGTTATAAACGCAAGATGCCGGCGCGGATGTCCTCTCTGTTTTCACCCCTTCTAGGCAAGTATGTCTACGAATGGCCGGGCAAGCTTCTCGACGCCCTCGGCATCATCGGCACCATCTTCGGCATCGGCGTTTCCGTCGGCCTGGGCGTTTTGCAGATTTCGGCGGGCATGAACATTATGTGGGGCGTGCCTCTGATCGCGCCGGTGCAGGTGGCCATCATCTGCTTCATCACGGTCGCAGCCTGCCTGTCAGTAGCAACCGGTTTGGACAAGGGCATCAAGATTTTGTCCAACTTCAACATTGGTGCCACGGTGGTGCTGATGGTCTTTATCCTCGTGGCCGGGCCCACGTTGGCCCTCGTTGGGCAGATCACCGAGTCCTTCGGCATTTATGCCAACTCACTGCCCGAGCTGATGTTTTGGGTGGACTCTT
The Corynebacterium sp. BD556 genome window above contains:
- a CDS encoding cation diffusion facilitator family transporter, which produces MWLAIVVSLATISLKLVAAAITGSVGLLSDAIESVINLVAAAVGLWALKVAAKPADDNHHFGHAKAEYFSAQVEGTMILVAAIAIIYTAIDRLIHPQPIEQVSIGLALSVVATLLNLLVGMVLIRAGQRYRSAALDADGRHLLTDVWTTVGVLAGIALVTATGWEILDPIIALAVGINIIFTGYRLLRKSIQGLLSQALPDDELSAIDTFLTDFAAAKGVDFTSVRTVAFGRDRLVNIVMQVPGEWSVDHSHDYADLVEEGIARTLGAAETVVHIEPMGITTRVGPQWM
- a CDS encoding BCCT family transporter, which gives rise to MPSNESENKTGTRNGLQTDPLIFFTSVGFIALFVAVTVAFGDRARRAYAAVSAVLMDNLSWLYIGGVSTIFVFLVIIFVSKYGNLKLGEDDAEPEYSLWVWFAMLFAAGMGATLLFWGAAEPLHHAFSPPRGDFEPMSRDAVTQAFEFTYYHFGVHMWVIFTLPGLVMGYFSYKRKMPARMSSLFSPLLGKYVYEWPGKLLDALGIIGTIFGIGVSVGLGVLQISAGMNIMWGVPLIAPVQVAIICFITVAACLSVATGLDKGIKILSNFNIGATVVLMVFILVAGPTLALVGQITESFGIYANSLPELMFWVDSYNDNPGWHATWTAFYWAWTICWAPFVGMFFARISKGRSVRAFIGGTILLPTVFDLIWFSIFGRAATEIEAQNPGVLTGPVVEDGDTPQALFTLLSQYPLYAAMGTLALVVITFYFVTSMDSAAMVMDMFASGEESKTPAVYRVGWVVAIGVVTAALLFINDTGIEALQQVVIIIALPFFFTYFIMMYSLIKAMNDDSAARPPVRTRQWEKTDSAEKLEEAENRPAPGYDAEGNEVQRPELIYDDEVGGWRLSEPLLSDVSTKPDRPN
- a CDS encoding ThiF family adenylyltransferase, producing MSPQRTLLPHDELRRTARHMNLPGFGLKQQEKLYGAHVFVIGAGGLGCPVMQSLAAMGVGTITVIDDDVVSLTNIHRQILFTAADVGRPKVDVTAERLAGLQPGITINALRARLTADNALAMLRGVDVLVDGSDTFSTKYLAADAAEITGTPLVWGSVLRYRGDVALWWSGPGAPVDGAGMRDLYPDQPAADAVPDCATAGVLGVTTSVVGGLMATEVVKHLTGLGDSQPGKLHIYDALTTRISHFTVTPDPARPPVTSLGFYGTPACRGKTWGRQLIDTADALIDVREIHEKALQDLHRPGELLPTSQWEQQPGSGERLLRDLRDKPAQNVLVYCASGVRSERFVERFSGAAAKLGLTLSSLPGGTNEHGVDLER
- a CDS encoding type 1 glutamine amidotransferase domain-containing protein, with the protein product MKFLAVATSTHRYHVSGHRTGMWFGEYTSFYNVVTRAGHEVDLASIVGGVVPLDPMSLSAPFIFAGGANKRYEDAGFMDTLDTTPALATVPLQDYGGIYLVGGHGTMFDFEDEALKAALAHFATAGKIISAVCHGPAGLLDVPLADGTHLLDGRSVTGYTWAEEKLARRSLEVPFSLEEKLTQQAGKFSAARMPMSKHVIVDDFLVTGQNPMSAAGVAEAVLELL
- a CDS encoding SLC13 family permease, whose translation is MSQLMYGPAYRVATTPPPSLHVPPPPRASLPDLRTLTITQIIRSILAALIVVLWLVPLPEQVTPDARATLVVFAAAVWLWVFSKVSDTYVALGAASVIVLIGVIDVDDLFAPLGDETVWLLIGAFIIASAVTSSGLAVRAAVALSVGVTSPRVLVHLLTLSVVCTAFAVPATSGRAALVLPVFVALTAVVPAWLSRVLALALPSVVLFSAVASLIGAGAHLITDQILTGAGMSGFSFTRWMILGLPLALVSSHVASEIIFCALSTSTQRRSELDITREALTQGAPLSARLSSSEYRAVLILGVAVVLWFTENVHGIPPAMVAVLGALLITSPYLGTEDLGSTVKKVPWSLLLFMTATIAISQALTKSGAAALLTRWLPADLSGWVFVLAVIVLSTAAHLVIQSRSARSAVLVPIVIAIAPTVGVNPVAAAFISTAAAGFCHTLPASAKPLAIFQGNDDPDSPPHYRTSDLMRMSALLAPMHFAVTAAFAFFIWPLLGLPLYL